A window of Deltaproteobacteria bacterium contains these coding sequences:
- a CDS encoding methyltransferase domain-containing protein translates to MSLSEMAKALGDETRVRLLGLLARHELNVGEIVQVMECSQPRVSRHLKILAGAGLVDWRKDGQWVFYRVAREGSAGLFVEALRPFFDREEQVREDLSRAEAVVASRREQARSFFDQAAARWEQLNREVLGDFDLAGRVAELASGCRSLVDLGCGPGTILKRLTGHCPLLIGVDSSPRMLERAGQVLGSHPGVSLRIGDLEHLPLRDGEVGCAVMSLVLHHLDDPLTVIREVARVMAEGGRFVLIDFERHRDEALRTRFHDRWLGFSGDEIRTWLEQAGFKAEDPERMEVNNGLVIMIFTARRKSN, encoded by the coding sequence ATGAGCCTGTCTGAGATGGCCAAGGCCCTGGGTGACGAGACCCGGGTCCGGCTCCTTGGCCTGCTGGCCAGGCATGAACTGAACGTGGGCGAGATCGTTCAGGTCATGGAATGTTCCCAGCCTCGGGTTTCCCGCCATTTGAAAATCCTAGCCGGGGCAGGGCTGGTGGACTGGCGCAAAGACGGTCAATGGGTCTTCTACCGGGTGGCCCGCGAAGGCTCGGCCGGGCTGTTCGTCGAGGCTCTGCGCCCATTTTTCGATCGGGAAGAGCAGGTTCGGGAAGATTTGTCCCGGGCCGAGGCTGTGGTGGCCTCCAGGAGGGAGCAGGCCCGGAGCTTTTTCGATCAGGCCGCGGCCCGGTGGGAGCAGTTGAACCGCGAGGTTCTCGGGGATTTCGATCTGGCCGGACGGGTGGCCGAGTTGGCAAGCGGGTGCAGATCCCTGGTGGATCTGGGATGCGGACCGGGCACCATCCTGAAGCGGTTGACGGGCCATTGTCCCCTTCTCATCGGGGTGGACAGTTCGCCCCGAATGCTGGAGCGGGCCGGGCAGGTTCTGGGTTCCCATCCGGGGGTCAGCCTGCGTATTGGGGATCTGGAGCATCTGCCCCTGCGCGACGGTGAGGTGGGCTGCGCGGTTATGAGTCTGGTCCTTCACCATCTGGACGATCCTCTAACGGTGATCCGAGAAGTGGCCCGGGTAATGGCCGAAGGGGGCCGGTTCGTGCTTATTGATTTCGAGAGGCATAGGGACGAGGCCTTGCGGACCAGATTCCATGATCGCTGGCTGGGTTTTTCCGGCGATGAGATCCGGACCTGGCTCGAGCAGGCCGGGTTCAAGGCAGAGGACCCGGAACGGATGGAAGTGAACAACGGGCTGGTGATCATGATTTTCACGGCCCGACGAAAATCGAATTGA
- a CDS encoding DUF721 domain-containing protein: MSLTSASSVLSNVLSRLDGQDRASLSPLWKNWTEVLGPGLSDLAKPLGHSHTTLIVGADDGMVLNELTYMSPEILDRVNAFFGDRRFDKVKVELLHGKTPLNEIRIDSPDCRIIHTRPPNLRALPETIPEDSLAARAYHKYKALFDRLDTSRKMDLEGARPGSRTETDKEHS; this comes from the coding sequence ATGTCGCTGACTTCAGCCTCGTCCGTCCTCTCCAATGTTCTGTCCCGCCTTGACGGGCAGGACCGGGCCTCCCTGTCTCCCCTGTGGAAAAATTGGACGGAAGTTCTCGGCCCCGGTCTGTCCGACCTAGCCAAACCGCTAGGGCACTCGCACACGACCCTCATCGTCGGAGCGGACGACGGCATGGTTCTCAACGAACTGACCTACATGTCTCCGGAAATACTGGATCGGGTCAATGCGTTTTTCGGTGACCGACGCTTTGACAAAGTCAAAGTCGAACTGCTACATGGCAAAACCCCATTGAACGAGATCCGGATCGATTCACCGGACTGTAGGATCATTCATACCCGTCCCCCGAACCTGCGCGCTCTTCCGGAAACCATTCCCGAAGACTCCTTGGCGGCCCGGGCCTACCACAAGTACAAGGCCCTCTTCGACCGCCTGGATACCTCTCGGAAAATGGACCTCGAAGGGGCCCGACCGGGGAGCCGAACAGAAACCGACAAGGAGCATTCATGA
- a CDS encoding translation initiation factor IF-1, with product MAKEEAIEVEGTVEEALPNAMFLILLENGHKVLGHISGKMRKYYIRILPGDKVKVELSPYDLTRGRITYRYK from the coding sequence ATGGCCAAGGAAGAAGCCATCGAAGTTGAAGGGACCGTCGAAGAGGCCCTGCCCAACGCGATGTTTTTGATTCTGCTCGAAAATGGACACAAAGTTCTCGGGCACATCTCCGGAAAGATGCGCAAGTACTACATCCGCATCCTCCCCGGCGACAAGGTAAAGGTCGAACTGTCCCCCTATGATCTGACCAGGGGCCGCATCACATACCGCTACAAGTAG
- a CDS encoding PHP domain-containing protein, whose amino-acid sequence MADIDLHTHSTASDGTLPPGKLIREAARQGLKAIALTDHDTTAGLGEALRVAHELGMELIPGVELSVDFSPGFMHLLGLWLAPEAPKLNAVLADLRHKRDTRNERIVSRLNELGIDITYDEVRELAGEGSVGRPHLAQILVRKGVVSSVNQAFAEFLGSTGRAYIPKEKLTPERAVEVLLEEGATVILAHPYSLYQTPEEEEMTMVRLKNLGMTGIEAYYSLHDKKTTKRYLSLAKRHGLLPTSGSDFHGYVKPDISLGVGQGNLTGPYALLQALKDHRTAQGLPC is encoded by the coding sequence ATGGCCGACATCGACCTTCACACCCACTCCACGGCCTCCGATGGAACTCTCCCACCAGGCAAACTGATCCGCGAGGCCGCCCGCCAGGGCCTCAAGGCCATCGCCCTGACCGACCATGACACCACTGCTGGCCTAGGGGAAGCCCTCCGGGTCGCTCACGAACTGGGCATGGAACTCATTCCCGGGGTGGAATTGAGTGTCGACTTTTCTCCGGGCTTCATGCATCTTCTCGGCCTCTGGCTGGCCCCCGAGGCCCCCAAACTGAACGCCGTTCTTGCCGATCTCCGCCATAAACGAGACACCCGCAACGAGCGCATAGTCTCTCGCCTCAACGAACTTGGCATCGACATCACCTACGACGAGGTTCGGGAACTGGCCGGAGAAGGCTCTGTCGGCCGACCCCACCTGGCCCAGATTCTCGTCCGCAAGGGAGTCGTGTCCTCGGTCAACCAGGCCTTTGCCGAATTCCTGGGCAGCACCGGCCGGGCCTACATCCCCAAGGAAAAGCTGACCCCGGAGCGGGCCGTGGAGGTCCTGCTCGAGGAAGGGGCCACCGTGATCCTGGCCCATCCGTACTCCCTCTACCAGACCCCCGAGGAAGAGGAAATGACCATGGTTCGCCTGAAAAATCTTGGCATGACCGGCATTGAGGCCTACTACTCCCTCCACGATAAGAAGACTACGAAACGCTACCTATCTCTGGCCAAGCGCCACGGGCTTCTGCCCACCTCGGGGTCCGACTTCCACGGCTACGTCAAGCCCGACATCTCTCTCGGCGTCGGCCAGGGCAACCTGACCGGCCCCTACGCCCTGCTCCAGGCCCTCAAGGACCACCGCACCGCCCAGGGACTACCCTGCTGA
- a CDS encoding U32 family peptidase, translated as MPALPELLAPAGDMEKLRTALAYGADAVYLAMGSLSLRSKAGFSPQELPAALNLAHAHGRRVYLCLNILAREEHLVRAETILTDLASLSLDGLIIADPALLDLALDRLPGVPIHLSTQAGASNSGSVRFWSRQGCARVNLARELSHQDIRAAARACPDMELEVFVHGAMCMAVSGRCLMSAHLNDRPANLGLCAHPCRYEYRPVSLSLEERERTGRVTWEVECDPPFAKVMSPDDLCLLPYLRWFWKTGIRALKIEGRMKSSLYLALVVGAYRAGLDALAKDRFRPDPLMAVLARATTRSLGTGFFLNRQRIFCGPRPRRDTGPVLARIIERLGPDSWLVEAKQAWNSDQDFEVLKPDLEPAPIPARCYRLEDEEGMGQTKVHPGWIGILRTERPEPQEDLFLVTSQPWARPSDDTVRVQPNPNVHKHCAQR; from the coding sequence ATGCCCGCCCTGCCCGAACTCCTGGCCCCTGCCGGGGATATGGAAAAACTTCGGACTGCCCTGGCCTACGGAGCCGATGCCGTCTATCTGGCCATGGGGTCCCTCAGCCTGCGCTCCAAGGCCGGCTTCTCTCCCCAAGAACTTCCAGCGGCCCTGAACCTAGCCCATGCCCACGGCAGGCGCGTCTATCTCTGTCTAAACATCCTGGCTCGGGAGGAGCATCTTGTTCGGGCCGAAACGATCCTGACCGACCTGGCCTCGCTTTCTCTGGACGGCCTGATCATCGCCGATCCGGCTCTCCTCGATCTAGCCCTTGACCGTCTTCCCGGCGTCCCCATTCATCTGAGCACCCAGGCCGGGGCTTCCAACTCCGGAAGCGTCCGGTTCTGGTCCCGCCAGGGATGTGCCAGGGTCAACTTAGCACGGGAACTCTCCCACCAGGATATCCGGGCCGCAGCCCGAGCCTGCCCGGACATGGAACTCGAAGTTTTTGTCCACGGCGCTATGTGCATGGCCGTTTCCGGACGGTGTCTCATGAGCGCCCACCTCAACGACAGACCGGCAAACCTCGGCCTCTGCGCTCACCCGTGCCGCTATGAATACCGGCCCGTCTCTCTGTCTCTGGAAGAACGGGAGCGGACCGGAAGGGTCACTTGGGAGGTCGAGTGCGATCCCCCCTTCGCCAAGGTCATGAGTCCTGACGACCTCTGCCTCCTGCCCTATTTGCGCTGGTTCTGGAAGACCGGAATCCGGGCCTTGAAGATCGAGGGTCGGATGAAAAGCTCCCTCTACCTTGCCCTGGTCGTCGGAGCCTACCGGGCTGGCCTGGACGCCCTGGCCAAAGACAGATTCCGGCCTGATCCTCTCATGGCCGTCCTGGCCCGGGCCACGACCCGCTCCCTGGGCACCGGGTTCTTTCTGAACCGACAAAGAATCTTCTGCGGCCCGCGGCCGAGGCGGGACACAGGACCCGTCCTGGCCCGAATCATTGAACGACTGGGACCGGATTCCTGGTTGGTGGAAGCGAAGCAGGCATGGAACTCGGATCAGGACTTCGAAGTCCTGAAACCTGATCTCGAACCGGCCCCGATTCCGGCCAGATGCTACAGATTGGAGGATGAAGAAGGCATGGGACAGACCAAGGTCCATCCCGGCTGGATCGGAATCCTGCGGACCGAGCGACCCGAACCGCAGGAAGATCTTTTTCTGGTCACATCACAACCTTGGGCGCGACCATCCGACGACACAGTACGTGTCCAGCCGAATCCCAACGTTCATAAACACTGCGCTCAGAGATAA
- the rsfS gene encoding ribosome silencing factor: MKLPGNRHRHMPTRHDEVRVDTIPFRDLPLDEKLQTMAGWMRERRARQVVALDVRKVSGVTEGVLIASVQSVRQGRSLAEWFVEKVAEVGQDYLGMEGQATGNWILVDLNDVMVHVFLDQIREQFNLEGLYSRARSVDLAPDDSDQPGADLDD; encoded by the coding sequence ATGAAATTGCCGGGCAACCGGCATAGACACATGCCCACGAGGCATGACGAGGTGCGGGTGGATACGATTCCCTTTCGGGATTTGCCGCTGGATGAAAAGTTGCAGACCATGGCCGGGTGGATGCGTGAACGCAGGGCCCGGCAGGTTGTGGCCCTGGATGTCCGAAAGGTGTCCGGGGTGACCGAGGGAGTGCTCATCGCCTCGGTCCAGAGCGTCCGCCAGGGAAGATCCCTGGCCGAGTGGTTTGTGGAGAAGGTGGCCGAGGTCGGGCAGGACTATCTGGGCATGGAGGGGCAGGCCACCGGAAACTGGATTTTGGTCGATCTGAATGACGTCATGGTCCATGTCTTCCTGGATCAGATCCGGGAACAGTTCAATCTTGAGGGCCTTTACTCTCGGGCAAGGAGTGTTGATCTTGCCCCGGATGATAGTGACCAGCCTGGAGCTGACCTCGATGACTAG
- a CDS encoding DNA ligase, translating to MSVSADVLALVRDLTRYNEAYRQGEPLLSDEAYDLLVERLRSLAPDHPFLHWVEPERFEGRAEIRHPAAMLSMEKAYTAEDLARFVARVEKEATEIGAAEVQFRVRPKLDGLAGMDYGTSFATRGNGVVGYEVSQVFDKGMVAVGGRGQGPGEMVISKSYFDEHMAEAFVHPRNLVVGIVSSDTVNDAAREALEDGAVRFVPYASLPFWAGTGEELLRRMDEVGADLAGQVDYALDGMVVEVVDEDVRVHMGATSHHYRWQIAVKRKGETAETRVLDIEWNTGRTGKVTPVLLVEPVALSGATIRRVTAHNPDLLKSQRAGVGARVEIVRSGEVIPKLEFVLEPSDDCRIPEFCPSCGSALSEAGIFLVCPNAQCPAQVGQGIEHWFKTLGTADWFGPKAVARMVAGGYDSLPKVYAMTEKDFLDLGFGPVQTANLIRALEISRTKPVEDWRFLAALGIPDLGPGDSRKLLARVTLTELERLEESDVLGISGFGPITSQSIVRGLRERQKLLAHLTGLGFRLLPTPLTGESAQIGPLAGKAVVFTGKMAKSREEMEQEARAMGAMVQSAVSKKTDILVCGDKVGPAKMDKARRLGVRILAEAEYRDEIAGQPA from the coding sequence ATGTCCGTCTCGGCCGATGTTCTGGCCCTGGTTCGCGACCTGACCAGATACAACGAGGCCTACCGCCAGGGTGAGCCCCTGCTGAGCGACGAGGCCTACGATCTTCTCGTGGAGCGGCTGCGTTCCCTGGCCCCGGATCATCCATTTCTGCACTGGGTGGAGCCCGAGCGTTTCGAGGGCCGGGCCGAAATTCGCCATCCGGCGGCCATGCTGTCCATGGAGAAGGCCTACACGGCCGAGGATCTGGCCCGGTTCGTGGCCCGGGTGGAAAAGGAGGCGACCGAGATCGGCGCGGCCGAGGTCCAATTTCGGGTCCGGCCCAAACTCGACGGCCTGGCCGGCATGGACTACGGCACCTCATTCGCCACCAGGGGCAACGGGGTCGTGGGGTACGAGGTCAGTCAGGTCTTTGACAAGGGCATGGTGGCCGTGGGCGGCCGCGGTCAGGGGCCCGGAGAGATGGTCATCTCCAAGTCGTATTTTGACGAGCACATGGCCGAGGCATTCGTCCATCCCCGGAATCTGGTCGTGGGCATCGTGTCTTCTGATACGGTCAACGACGCGGCGAGGGAGGCCTTGGAGGACGGGGCGGTGCGTTTTGTACCCTACGCGTCGTTGCCCTTCTGGGCCGGGACCGGGGAGGAGCTGCTGAGGCGTATGGACGAGGTGGGTGCCGACCTGGCCGGTCAGGTGGACTACGCCCTGGACGGGATGGTCGTGGAGGTCGTAGACGAGGACGTCCGGGTTCACATGGGGGCGACTTCCCACCATTACCGCTGGCAGATCGCGGTCAAGCGCAAGGGGGAGACGGCCGAGACCCGAGTTCTTGACATCGAGTGGAACACTGGCCGGACCGGCAAGGTTACCCCGGTCCTCTTGGTGGAACCGGTGGCCCTGAGCGGGGCGACCATCCGGCGGGTGACGGCCCACAACCCGGATTTGCTCAAAAGTCAGAGGGCCGGAGTCGGAGCCAGGGTCGAGATTGTCCGCAGCGGGGAGGTCATTCCCAAACTGGAATTCGTTCTGGAACCCTCGGATGATTGCCGAATTCCCGAGTTCTGCCCATCCTGCGGCTCGGCTCTCTCGGAGGCGGGAATTTTCCTGGTCTGTCCCAATGCCCAGTGTCCGGCCCAGGTCGGGCAGGGTATCGAACACTGGTTCAAGACCCTGGGCACGGCGGACTGGTTCGGACCCAAGGCCGTGGCCCGGATGGTGGCCGGGGGCTACGATAGCCTACCCAAGGTTTATGCCATGACCGAGAAGGATTTCCTCGATCTCGGGTTTGGGCCTGTGCAGACGGCCAATCTGATTCGGGCTCTGGAGATCAGCCGGACTAAGCCTGTGGAGGACTGGCGGTTTCTGGCCGCTTTGGGAATCCCCGATCTTGGTCCGGGCGACAGTCGTAAACTGTTGGCCCGGGTTACGCTGACCGAGCTGGAAAGATTGGAGGAAAGCGACGTGCTGGGCATTTCAGGATTCGGGCCCATCACTAGCCAGAGTATTGTCCGCGGCCTTCGGGAGAGACAAAAACTTCTGGCCCATCTGACGGGACTGGGGTTCAGGCTTTTGCCCACACCGCTGACCGGAGAGTCGGCGCAGATCGGGCCCCTGGCCGGAAAGGCCGTGGTCTTCACAGGCAAGATGGCCAAGAGCCGGGAAGAAATGGAACAGGAGGCCAGGGCCATGGGAGCTATGGTTCAGAGTGCGGTGAGCAAAAAGACCGACATCCTGGTCTGTGGGGACAAGGTCGGTCCTGCCAAGATGGATAAGGCCCGTAGGCTCGGCGTCAGGATTCTCGCCGAGGCCGAGTACCGGGATGAAATTGCCGGGCAACCGGCATAG
- the metG gene encoding methionine--tRNA ligase translates to MEHFFLSTPIYYVNARPHLGHAYTTIVADAVSRFHRLAGEEVFFLTGTDEHGDKIVKAAEAGGQSPQEYADQISGLFRDLWPRLDARPDRFIRTTEDSHKKVVQAVLQRVFDRGDIYFDEYGGHYCFGCERFYTEKELVDGLCPDHKTKPEFIREQNYFFRMSAYLDRLREHVERNPDFIRPERYRNEVLGLLREDLGDLCISRPKSRLTWGVELPFDDRFVTYVWFDALINYISALDWPDGKTFAQFWPGARHLVAKDILKPHAVFWPTMLMAAGIPLYKGLRVHGYWTVAETKMSKSLGNVVEPLGMAEKYGVDSFRYFLLREMQFGSDASFSEEALVQRLNSDLANDLGNLFSRVLTMTHKYFGGTVPDAGPMGEVEAEVVALGRQRLRRFQEHFGEFQPSLGLDGLWDFVRALNKYVDQSAPWQLHKVGDTRRLGTVLRLLLEGMRKIALHLWPVMPEASKTMLGQLGVILDLKQIDLAGELEDWQVMLVGSEVADRSNVFPRRELEKPEPVKGKEHSGPKSAQAVQFSPIQSDFIEFSEFQQIDLRVGTVVSALPVPKADRLLSLLVDLGETEPRPIVAGLADHWTPEAIKGRQVVVVANLKPRKLMGQESRGMVLAVKTESGMALLGPSSEVSAGSKVS, encoded by the coding sequence TTTTCTGTCCACGCCCATCTACTACGTCAATGCCAGGCCGCATTTGGGACACGCCTACACGACCATCGTGGCCGATGCGGTCTCCAGGTTTCACCGTCTGGCCGGGGAAGAGGTCTTTTTTCTCACTGGGACAGATGAGCACGGAGACAAGATTGTCAAGGCCGCCGAGGCCGGGGGCCAGAGTCCTCAGGAATACGCCGATCAGATCAGCGGCTTGTTCCGCGACCTGTGGCCGAGGCTCGACGCCCGGCCGGATCGGTTCATACGGACCACCGAGGACAGCCACAAGAAGGTGGTCCAGGCCGTTCTGCAGCGGGTCTTTGACCGTGGCGACATCTATTTTGACGAGTATGGCGGCCACTACTGCTTCGGGTGCGAACGGTTCTATACCGAGAAGGAACTTGTGGACGGCCTGTGCCCTGACCACAAGACCAAACCGGAATTCATTCGCGAGCAGAATTATTTTTTCCGGATGAGCGCCTATCTTGATCGACTTAGGGAACATGTGGAGCGAAACCCGGATTTTATCAGACCAGAACGCTACCGGAACGAGGTTCTGGGGCTTTTGCGAGAGGATCTCGGAGATCTCTGCATCTCCAGGCCCAAGTCCCGGCTGACCTGGGGGGTGGAACTGCCATTTGATGACCGATTTGTGACCTATGTCTGGTTCGATGCCCTGATCAACTACATCTCGGCTCTGGACTGGCCCGACGGAAAGACCTTTGCCCAGTTTTGGCCTGGGGCCAGGCATCTGGTGGCCAAGGATATTCTGAAGCCTCACGCCGTGTTCTGGCCGACCATGCTCATGGCCGCCGGAATTCCTCTGTACAAGGGTCTGCGGGTCCACGGATACTGGACCGTGGCCGAGACCAAGATGTCCAAGAGCCTTGGCAACGTGGTCGAACCTTTGGGGATGGCCGAGAAGTACGGGGTCGATTCCTTCAGGTATTTCCTGCTTCGGGAGATGCAGTTTGGGTCCGACGCCTCATTTTCCGAAGAGGCCCTGGTCCAGCGCCTGAACTCGGATCTAGCCAACGATCTCGGGAATCTGTTTAGCCGGGTTCTGACCATGACCCACAAATATTTCGGGGGCACGGTGCCCGATGCCGGACCCATGGGCGAGGTCGAGGCCGAGGTCGTGGCCCTGGGGCGGCAGAGGCTGCGTCGATTCCAAGAGCATTTCGGGGAGTTTCAGCCTTCCCTGGGGCTGGATGGGCTCTGGGATTTCGTCCGGGCCCTCAACAAGTACGTGGATCAGTCGGCTCCGTGGCAGCTGCACAAAGTCGGCGACACAAGACGTCTGGGCACGGTCCTTCGACTTCTTCTGGAGGGCATGCGCAAGATTGCCCTGCACCTCTGGCCGGTCATGCCCGAGGCATCAAAGACCATGCTCGGCCAGCTTGGCGTAATTTTGGATTTGAAACAGATAGATCTGGCCGGTGAACTCGAGGACTGGCAGGTCATGTTGGTCGGATCAGAAGTAGCCGACAGATCCAATGTTTTTCCCAGACGGGAGCTGGAAAAGCCCGAGCCGGTCAAGGGCAAGGAACACTCCGGCCCCAAGTCCGCCCAGGCCGTCCAATTTTCTCCCATCCAGAGCGATTTCATCGAATTCTCCGAATTTCAGCAGATTGATCTTCGGGTGGGGACCGTGGTGTCGGCCCTCCCGGTGCCCAAGGCCGATCGCCTCCTGTCCCTGTTGGTGGACCTTGGTGAGACGGAGCCAAGGCCCATCGTGGCTGGGCTGGCCGACCATTGGACTCCGGAAGCGATCAAGGGCCGCCAGGTCGTGGTCGTGGCCAATCTCAAGCCCCGCAAACTCATGGGGCAGGAGTCCAGAGGCATGGTCCTGGCCGTGAAGACTGAATCCGGCATGGCTCTTCTGGGACCGTCATCCGAGGTTTCGGCCGGAAGCAAGGTTTCCTGA